The Leptospira mtsangambouensis genomic sequence CATCGCAAGATCCGTTCGTACTGCATTTAACGGTGAAGTTGCTTCTACGATTAGCAAAGGAGAAGATAAAATCAATATCCTTGTTCGTTTTCCTGAAGCAGAAAGGCAATCAGTTTCAAGTTTGAATTTGGTGAAGGTTGAAAATAGGAACCGAAGACTGATTCCTTTGAACCAAGTTGCCTATTTTGAAAAGGATCGTGATTACTCCATGATCAACAGGCAAGACTTACAAAGAGTGGTGCGATTGGAAGCATCGGTTGATACGGATAAAACAACTTCTTTGTTTGTGAACAGACAACTTAAGAATTTAGTAAATGTTGATAAATATACAAAAGATAGTTACTCAGTTATCTTTGGTGGAGAACAGGAAGATGCCGGAAAGTCTTTTCGAGATTTAGGTATTTCAATGTTACTTGCCGTTGCTGTAATCTTTGGAATCTTTATTGTATATTTTAATTCCATTGGAACAACAACTGTCATCATTGGGTCCATTCCTTTCGGAATTGTCGGTGTACTTTTTGCACTAATGACACATGGAATGCCATTAAGTTTTATGAGTACTTTAGCAATTGTGGCTCTCAGTGGATCAATTGTTGCAAATACTCTAATTCTCATTACCTTTATTGAGGAACTCCGTTTGCAAGGTATGTCGATCGAGGACGCTATTATCAACGGTGGTGCCATCCGTTTGCGGCCAATCTTTTTAACAACAATCAGTACTGTGATTGGGCTTGTGCCAAGTGCTTACGGGATTCCTACTTTGGATCCTTTTGTGCAGCCACTTTCACTTGCGTTTGGATGGGGATTGTTTTTTGCCACAGGAGTGACATTGGTATTTGTTCCTGTTTTATACCGAATCAAAGAAGATTTTAAACATATCTTTTCAAAGATATCATTTGCTCGGCTTTTGGGAAAACGTTAGTTAGTTATGAAACAAAGGCATTTAGTCTGATAAAGATTCATTTGCCTTTGCATAATGTTCTGGTTTTAGTTGGGATTTGATCAGAAGAAGAGTGCTTGCGATCACGCCGGCATCATCTGTATATCCTAAGGCCAAAATTATATCTGGAATCGCATCAATTGGAGAAATAAAATATAACAAAGCAAATGCGATGGAAGCTTTGGCTGTTAGTGAAGTGTTCTCATCCAATAAACAATAATACATAGCGATGACATCTTTCACAAAAGGTATTTTTTTTCCTGTTTCTTTTATTTTTTTCCAGAAATTGGTTTTGATAAATTCGATTCTTTCGTTTTCTTTCATAGCGGCTTTATTCGACTGATTTTCCCATTTTTTCTTTTAGAAGATCTATGATTTTTTTGTTACCACTTAAAATTGCATAATCCAAAGCAGAAAA encodes the following:
- a CDS encoding YkvA family protein, translating into MKENERIEFIKTNFWKKIKETGKKIPFVKDVIAMYYCLLDENTSLTAKASIAFALLYFISPIDAIPDIILALGYTDDAGVIASTLLLIKSQLKPEHYAKANESLSD